The DNA sequence CTTTCCATTTCTATTTTGCCACTCAAATGATATCCCTCCCAAGTTCAAATGCAGCAGCAGGGACTCTGAACAACATAAGAATGAATTAGCCTTTTTGATGAACAGCAATTTGGTGTATGTCCATGTCCTTCAGCATCACTGCACGCCCACACGAGTCGCAGGGGGCTGTCCTCGACCCACAAACGCTCTCATGCTCAGACAATCCTCTTAATCTATCACGCGCATCAATGGCAGAATTTCCAGCTTGTACCATATCACCACAAAACCGACATGAAATTAACCGCAAGGGGCAAACTGAAGCTTGGTGCTCAACCTAACAAAAATGTAAAAACATATTTATCAGATAAATTTAAATAAGACGAAGGCATTTGTGATTTGGCACTGCTTTTATAAATAAACATCATATCTAAGCCAATTACAATAGTAATACATTCGTAAGGGCAAAAGGGTATCAAAAGAGAACAATGTGAAGAAGGGAATTAACTTACCATTTGCTGTTTCTCAAGGATTATTCCACAAGGGCAGTGAAGTGGCTCATGAAAAACTTTCATGTGTTTTTCCAATTCTACCTGCTGGAAAGCTTGACCACACCTATCACAGTGAATATGGTTCTTGGACTCTTCCATTCTAAGAACAACTCCACAGCCTGCATGCTGACAGACAACATTGTGCCTGCTACAGTATGCTTCATGCAGCGCGATAGTTCTAGAAGGTATATAATGTTTGCAATTCCTACATTGTTCGGTATCCGTCCCAGCAGATGACATGGAAGATGATGATGCTTGCTGACCCACTTTTTGATTGAAGTCGTCCTGAATTGTGACTGATATATTATACTTAGTCATCCCCTTAAAGCCATAAATACCTATGCTGTAACTCCCTGCtcctaactttttatctttagaAGTAAGAATCAACGTTTTGGAACCAATATCATGGGAAGACCACTCATGTTGATGCCGTGTAGGGAATATGAGAGGATGTCTAGAAATGAATAGATCAGTATCTCCTCCATCTATTTCTGATTCCAATTTTATCTCTACACTAGAACTCCCACTAGAGATTTTCTCCCATGTGCCATTGTCGATTGAGAATTTGTAATAGACAAACTTTCCTTCATCTACAGTTCCACTTTGTGATGACCCAATCACAAGTGGCAGTAGAACATGCTGATCTATGTTGTCTGAGGTTGTAAAAGGATCAACTATGTCCACTTCAATATCTGTTTCTAAAACAGATACACTTTTGGAAGGTTTCAATTCAAGCACCCTTAATTTGTATACAAGTTCTCCATAGTTTACGGTTAAAATGTCGCCTTGGGAAAGGGTTGCATGCTGCCGAAGACTTGTTTCAAGGATAGCCTTATGATTTGGCAAATCTGAAAATCCAACTCTTTCAGGTTGAAGTTTCGCATAAGTCCCTTTCGGAAGCCAAACATAGCGGACTTCAACTAATGGAGATTTTACCATGCCTTCAGAAAACAAATTACTCCATACATGAGGAGGAAGACCCACTGAACCTTCTTCTGCAGTGAATTCCAAAACTCCGGAATGGGTTGTCCCTTGCTTCTCTTTATCGATATCTTCAATGCTTGAAGAGCCTTCAGTGTGAACTAATGACAACTGGAAGTACATGGGCCCCTTGTCCAGAGCACCCTGATCAGACAATTCTGTGAAGCAAGATGGAGGCAGTTTTATCTTATCTCCATTACCTTGACAAGGCACAGCTTCCAGCAAACGGTAAAACACAATTCCCCTCCCAGCAATAAGGCTTTCTTGCATCTGTTGATCAGCCTGAATTAAGAAACACAAATGAAGAGAAATCACATATTCAGTATTTGATTACAGACGTAAAATAAACAGATATAAAAATAGCAACTGCAGGAAAAGAAAATATTGCACAAGGCATGGTAAACATTCCTATATCATAAGCTCATAACTTCTTAATGAACATAACTACATTATAACAATGAAATGTGAAATTGAATGTACACGAAAAGAAGTACAGAAGTAAAAAAGCACGGAACATTAAATTACATAGACATCGAAAAACAAACAATGAGGTTCC is a window from the Arachis hypogaea cultivar Tifrunner chromosome 17, arahy.Tifrunner.gnm2.J5K5, whole genome shotgun sequence genome containing:
- the LOC112766763 gene encoding uncharacterized protein; its protein translation is MDFELRRAREKLEKEQKERKERARLKLLREKKAKEEAHKQREAIEAAQRSRRIDAAEAQLKADQQMQESLIAGRGIVFYRLLEAVPCQGNGDKIKLPPSCFTELSDQGALDKGPMYFQLSLVHTEGSSSIEDIDKEKQGTTHSGVLEFTAEEGSVGLPPHVWSNLFSEGMVKSPLVEVRYVWLPKGTYAKLQPERVGFSDLPNHKAILETSLRQHATLSQGDILTVNYGELVYKLRVLELKPSKSVSVLETDIEVDIVDPFTTSDNIDQHVLLPLVIGSSQSGTVDEGKFVYYKFSIDNGTWEKISSGSSSVEIKLESEIDGGDTDLFISRHPLIFPTRHQHEWSSHDIGSKTLILTSKDKKLGAGSYSIGIYGFKGMTKYNISVTIQDDFNQKVGQQASSSSMSSAGTDTEQCRNCKHYIPSRTIALHEAYCSRHNVVCQHAGCGVVLRMEESKNHIHCDRCGQAFQQVELEKHMKVFHEPLHCPCGIILEKQQMVEHQASVCPLRLISCRFCGDMVQAGNSAIDARDRLRGLSEHESVCGSRTAPCDSCGRAVMLKDMDIHQIAVHQKG